In a single window of the Fibrobacter sp. UWB15 genome:
- the lysS gene encoding lysine--tRNA ligase, protein MAMQDMNDQVQARLAKLEKFKEMGVEAYPHKFNRTHDSKVLKENKAALMASGEEVAFAGRVVRFNRKGKMCFMHLKDRYGRLQVVVARDEVGEENYEIVKMTDLGDFIGVNGFMFETQTGEYSVHVKKVTMLSKAVRPLPVAKEKVDENGNKVVFNEFADVDTRYRQRYIDMALNDDVKDVFIKRFKILQAIREYLIEKGFIEVETPTLQPIYGGANARPFTTHHNACDMTLYLRVAPELYLKRCIVGGMEKVFEFSKNFRNEGMDRTHSPEFTGLEFYEAYADYNDMMVHFENIYERACIAANGTTKIDYQGKVIDFKAPWPRYSMIEAIEKFGGLKVNDMSDDEIKAKMEELGGHLDGEFSRGRGILELFELTVEDKLIQPTFIKDMPTESTPLCKKHRTIEGLIEQFEPYANGWELGNAYTELNDPIRQRELLEDQVRRGRGGEGETHPMDENFMHAIESGLPPTGGVGFGIDRMVMLLTNQQTIRDVQLFPLMKPEA, encoded by the coding sequence ATGGCAATGCAAGATATGAATGACCAGGTTCAGGCACGCCTCGCGAAGCTTGAAAAGTTCAAGGAAATGGGTGTGGAGGCTTATCCGCACAAGTTCAACCGTACGCACGATTCCAAAGTTTTGAAAGAAAACAAGGCTGCCCTGATGGCGTCTGGTGAAGAAGTTGCTTTTGCTGGCCGAGTGGTTCGCTTCAACCGCAAGGGAAAGATGTGCTTTATGCACCTGAAGGACCGTTATGGCCGCCTCCAGGTGGTGGTGGCCCGCGACGAGGTGGGCGAAGAAAACTATGAAATCGTGAAGATGACCGACCTCGGTGACTTTATTGGCGTAAACGGTTTCATGTTCGAAACCCAGACGGGCGAATACTCCGTGCACGTGAAGAAGGTGACCATGCTTTCGAAGGCTGTGCGCCCGCTTCCGGTCGCTAAGGAAAAGGTGGACGAAAACGGCAACAAGGTCGTGTTCAACGAATTTGCCGACGTGGATACCCGCTACCGTCAGCGTTACATTGACATGGCCTTGAACGACGACGTGAAGGACGTGTTCATCAAGCGTTTCAAGATTCTGCAGGCTATCCGCGAATACCTCATTGAAAAGGGATTCATCGAGGTCGAGACCCCGACGCTGCAACCGATTTACGGCGGTGCAAACGCTCGTCCGTTCACCACGCACCACAACGCTTGCGACATGACGCTGTACCTGCGCGTGGCTCCGGAACTCTACCTCAAGCGCTGCATCGTGGGCGGCATGGAAAAGGTTTTCGAATTCTCCAAGAACTTCCGTAACGAAGGCATGGACCGCACCCATAGCCCGGAATTCACCGGCCTCGAATTCTATGAAGCCTACGCCGACTACAACGACATGATGGTGCACTTCGAAAACATCTACGAACGCGCCTGCATTGCCGCGAACGGCACCACCAAGATTGACTACCAGGGGAAGGTTATCGACTTCAAGGCTCCGTGGCCCCGTTACAGCATGATCGAAGCCATCGAAAAGTTCGGCGGTCTCAAGGTCAATGACATGAGCGACGACGAGATCAAGGCCAAGATGGAAGAACTCGGCGGACACCTGGATGGTGAATTCAGCCGCGGCCGCGGTATCCTCGAACTGTTCGAGCTCACCGTGGAAGACAAGCTCATCCAGCCGACCTTCATCAAGGACATGCCCACCGAAAGCACGCCGCTCTGCAAGAAGCACCGCACCATCGAAGGGCTCATCGAACAGTTCGAGCCCTACGCTAACGGCTGGGAGCTGGGCAACGCCTATACCGAACTGAACGACCCCATCCGTCAGCGTGAGCTCCTGGAAGACCAGGTGCGCCGCGGCCGCGGTGGCGAAGGCGAAACGCACCCGATGGATGAAAACTTCATGCACGCTATCGAATCTGGCCTGCCTCCTACCGGCGGCGTGGGATTCGGCATCGACCGCATGGTCATGCTCCTCACGAACCAGCAGACCATCCGCGACGTGCAGCTCTTCCCGCTGATGAAACCCGAAGCGTAG
- a CDS encoding ABC transporter permease, giving the protein MNKLEWLIAWRYLGAQRKSLFVSLIGIFSMLGVSIGVFALVVALAAVNGFEEEVTAQMIGKDAHFEVMAYNGDFIAPYDSLMKEVRDRDSRVVASSPFIIYKVGVSSKKVNDGIVIYGIDAETAKGVTDIHKYIKWGNYSVDSLEDLSGTLRPGIILGSGLANRLRVVVGDKLVLQTFQSPDAMVTSGGPKMMMCVVSGIFETGTYEYDGNLAYVGIPELQKLLGLGDVVTGIQFRLNNHWLAGEAVDSLASWLGYPYYAMDWKTKNITLLKWMNYEKFIVAAVICLIILVAAFNIISSLIMVVIDKTKEIGILRSMGFSKAGIMRVFMLMGSFIGVGGTIVGGTIGLVLCKLQEAYHFIKLPGDVYVIPYFPISVHILDVILIFVIGIALCVAATLLPAWKASRLDPVGAIRHE; this is encoded by the coding sequence ATGAATAAACTTGAGTGGCTCATCGCCTGGCGTTACTTAGGGGCTCAACGTAAGAGTCTCTTTGTCTCGCTGATTGGCATTTTCAGTATGTTAGGCGTTTCTATCGGCGTGTTTGCGCTGGTGGTTGCCCTTGCTGCGGTCAACGGCTTCGAAGAAGAAGTCACGGCCCAGATGATTGGTAAAGACGCACACTTCGAAGTGATGGCTTACAATGGCGATTTCATTGCGCCTTACGATAGCCTTATGAAAGAAGTCCGCGACCGCGATTCCCGCGTGGTGGCGTCGTCTCCGTTCATCATTTACAAGGTGGGCGTGAGCTCCAAGAAGGTGAATGACGGCATTGTCATTTACGGTATCGATGCTGAAACCGCCAAAGGCGTAACCGATATCCACAAGTACATCAAGTGGGGCAACTACTCGGTCGATAGCCTCGAAGACTTGAGCGGAACGCTCCGCCCTGGAATCATTCTCGGTTCAGGCCTTGCCAACAGGCTTCGTGTGGTGGTGGGCGACAAGCTTGTGCTGCAGACCTTCCAGAGTCCTGATGCTATGGTTACAAGTGGTGGCCCGAAGATGATGATGTGCGTGGTGAGCGGAATCTTCGAGACGGGTACCTATGAATACGACGGAAATCTCGCTTACGTGGGCATCCCGGAATTGCAGAAGTTGCTTGGCCTGGGTGACGTGGTGACGGGCATTCAGTTCCGCCTGAACAATCATTGGCTTGCCGGCGAGGCGGTCGATAGCCTTGCGTCATGGTTAGGTTATCCGTACTACGCCATGGACTGGAAAACGAAAAACATCACGCTTCTCAAGTGGATGAACTACGAAAAGTTCATCGTGGCGGCGGTGATTTGCCTCATCATCTTGGTGGCCGCATTCAACATCATCAGTAGCCTTATCATGGTGGTCATCGACAAGACCAAAGAAATCGGCATTCTCCGCAGCATGGGCTTTAGCAAGGCGGGCATCATGCGCGTCTTTATGCTCATGGGAAGTTTCATTGGCGTGGGCGGTACGATTGTCGGTGGCACCATCGGCCTAGTGCTTTGCAAGCTGCAAGAGGCTTACCACTTTATCAAGCTCCCCGGCGATGTCTACGTGATTCCGTACTTCCCGATTTCGGTGCATATTCTTGACGTGATTTTGATTTTTGTCATCGGCATTGCGCTTTGCGTGGCTGCAACCTTGCTCCCCGCATGGAAGGCTAGCCGCTTGGATCCGGTGGGGGCCATTAGACATGAGTAG
- a CDS encoding four helix bundle protein codes for MTQGYRDLVVWQQAMNVAVETYRLTSAFPKDEMFGLTSQMRRAAVSIASNIAEGEGRKSRNEFSHFLGIALGSKSELETQIVLSEPVNLLKTSETESIKKSLDDIWKMLTALRRKLGTRDKT; via the coding sequence GTGACTCAAGGATATAGAGACTTGGTTGTCTGGCAACAAGCGATGAATGTTGCTGTTGAGACTTATCGTCTTACAAGTGCATTTCCTAAAGATGAAATGTTTGGCTTGACATCTCAAATGCGCCGTGCGGCTGTATCTATTGCGAGTAATATTGCAGAAGGTGAAGGTCGTAAATCAAGAAATGAGTTTTCGCATTTTTTAGGGATTGCACTTGGTTCTAAATCGGAATTAGAAACGCAAATTGTTTTGAGTGAACCTGTGAACCTATTGAAGACTTCTGAGACAGAATCGATAAAAAAGTCTCTTGATGATATTTGGAAAATGTTAACCGCTTTAAGGAGAAAATTGGGTACAAGGGATAAGACGTAG